The following proteins come from a genomic window of Pseudomonas sp. WJP1:
- the folM gene encoding dihydromonapterin reductase, translating into MTSSAAPILITGAGQRVGLHCAQRLLEDGHRVMFSYRSERPGVQTLRDLGAIGLFADFSSEAGILTFISELKTHTDSLRAIIHNASEWLAETPGTDATAFTRMFSVHMLAPYLINLHCADLLERSSPADIVHISDDVTRKGSSKHIGYCASKAGLDSLTLSFAARYAPGIKVNGIAPALLLFNADDDAAYRTRALAKSALGIEPGSEVIYQSLRYLLDNPYVTGTTLTVNGGRHIK; encoded by the coding sequence ATGACCTCTTCCGCAGCCCCCATTCTGATCACCGGTGCCGGCCAGCGTGTCGGCCTGCATTGCGCTCAGCGATTGCTCGAAGACGGCCATCGCGTGATGTTCAGTTACCGCAGCGAACGTCCCGGCGTACAAACCCTGCGCGACCTGGGGGCCATCGGGCTGTTCGCGGACTTCTCCAGTGAAGCCGGGATCCTCACCTTCATCAGTGAACTGAAAACACACACCGACAGCCTGCGGGCGATTATCCATAACGCCTCCGAATGGCTGGCCGAGACCCCAGGCACCGATGCCACGGCATTCACCCGCATGTTCAGCGTGCACATGCTGGCACCCTACCTGATCAACCTGCATTGCGCCGACCTGCTCGAACGCTCTAGCCCCGCCGACATCGTGCACATCAGCGATGACGTGACCCGCAAGGGCAGCAGCAAGCACATCGGCTACTGTGCCAGCAAAGCCGGGCTCGACAGCCTGACCCTGTCCTTCGCCGCCCGATACGCACCCGGCATCAAGGTCAACGGAATCGCGCCCGCCCTGCTACTGTTCAATGCCGACGACGATGCCGCGTATCGCACCAGGGCACTGGCCAAATCCGCGCTGGGCATCGAGCCTGGCAGCGAAGTGATCTACCAGAGCCTGCGTTATTTGCTCGATAACCCTTATGTCACCGGCACGACCCTGACCGTCAACGGCGGAAGGCACATCAAATAA
- a CDS encoding DUF1302 domain-containing protein, giving the protein MTKTTMRAIFTPQALAVAVALGCCAQAQALSFNIGEIEGTFDSSLSVGASWGMRDADDALVGIVNGGSGQASTGDDGRQNFGKGETFSKIFKGIHDLELKYGDTGVFVRGKYWYDFELKDEDRPFKPISDHNRKEGSKSSGGQILDAFVYHNYSIADLPGTVRAGKQVVSWGESTFIGNSINSINPVDVSAFRRPGAEIKEGLIPVNMLFASQGLTDKLTVEGFYQLEWDQTVVDNCGTFFGVDVVADGCNKGYTVASPAIAPLQPIAAAFGQGFEVTSEGVVVPRGGDRDARDSGQWGTALRWLGDDTEYGLYFMNYHSRTPNVGTTTAGLATLASLPRIVATANAIAPGTGSALAQSVMLGRGQYYLEYPEDIRLYGASFSTTLPTGTAWTGEISYRPNAPVQVNTNDLTLAMLNPIAGGAASPIATSPGADNTGYRRKEVTQVQSTLTHFVDQIAGADRLTLVGEAAVVHVGGLESRSKLRYGRDSVYGQYGFGGDTDGFVTSTSWGYRARAILDYNNVIAGINFRPNLSWSHDVAGYGPNGLFNEGAKAVSLGVDADYRNTYTASLSYTDFFGGDYNVLEDRDFVALSFGVNF; this is encoded by the coding sequence ATGACAAAAACAACAATGCGCGCCATCTTCACACCGCAGGCGTTGGCTGTTGCGGTGGCCTTGGGGTGCTGTGCCCAGGCGCAGGCGCTTTCATTCAACATTGGGGAAATCGAGGGCACGTTCGACTCTTCGCTGTCGGTCGGTGCGAGCTGGGGCATGCGTGATGCCGATGATGCCCTGGTCGGCATCGTCAACGGCGGCAGCGGGCAGGCGTCGACCGGTGACGACGGGCGGCAGAATTTCGGCAAGGGTGAAACCTTCTCGAAGATCTTCAAGGGCATTCACGACCTCGAGCTGAAGTACGGCGACACCGGTGTGTTCGTCCGTGGCAAGTACTGGTACGACTTCGAATTGAAGGACGAAGACCGGCCCTTCAAGCCGATCAGCGATCACAATCGCAAAGAGGGTTCCAAATCGTCCGGTGGGCAAATCCTCGACGCCTTCGTCTATCACAACTACTCCATCGCCGACCTGCCGGGTACGGTGCGCGCCGGCAAGCAGGTGGTCAGTTGGGGCGAAAGTACCTTCATCGGCAACTCGATCAACAGCATCAACCCGGTCGACGTGTCCGCCTTTCGCCGTCCCGGTGCCGAGATCAAGGAGGGCCTGATTCCGGTCAACATGCTGTTCGCCTCCCAGGGCCTGACGGACAAGTTGACGGTGGAAGGCTTCTATCAACTGGAGTGGGACCAGACCGTCGTTGATAACTGCGGCACCTTCTTCGGCGTCGACGTGGTGGCGGATGGTTGTAACAAGGGCTACACCGTGGCCAGCCCGGCGATTGCGCCATTGCAGCCGATTGCCGCCGCCTTCGGCCAGGGTTTCGAGGTCACTAGTGAAGGCGTGGTCGTTCCCCGTGGCGGCGACCGCGATGCCCGCGATTCGGGGCAGTGGGGCACGGCGTTGCGTTGGTTGGGGGACGATACCGAGTACGGTCTGTACTTCATGAACTATCACAGCCGTACGCCGAATGTCGGTACGACAACGGCCGGTCTCGCGACGCTGGCGAGCCTTCCGCGAATCGTCGCCACCGCCAATGCCATCGCCCCCGGCACGGGTTCGGCACTGGCGCAAAGCGTGATGCTCGGTCGCGGCCAGTATTACCTTGAATACCCCGAAGACATTCGCCTGTATGGCGCGAGTTTCTCCACCACCTTGCCCACCGGCACGGCGTGGACCGGCGAGATCAGCTATCGCCCCAACGCGCCGGTGCAGGTCAACACCAACGACCTGACCCTGGCGATGCTCAACCCGATCGCCGGTGGCGCGGCATCGCCGATCGCGACTTCGCCTGGCGCCGACAACACAGGCTACCGTCGCAAGGAAGTGACCCAGGTCCAGAGCACGCTGACGCACTTCGTCGATCAGATCGCGGGCGCGGATCGCCTGACCCTGGTGGGTGAAGCCGCCGTGGTTCACGTCGGCGGCCTGGAGTCACGCAGCAAGTTGCGCTACGGCCGGGACTCGGTGTACGGGCAATACGGTTTCGGTGGTGATACCGATGGTTTCGTGACCTCGACCTCGTGGGGTTATCGCGCCCGCGCCATCCTCGATTACAACAACGTCATCGCCGGGATCAATTTCCGTCCCAACCTGTCGTGGTCCCACGACGTCGCCGGCTACGGCCCCAACGGGCTGTTCAATGAAGGTGCCAAGGCCGTCAGCCTCGGCGTCGATGCCGACTACCGCAACACCTATACCGCAAGCCTCAGTTACACCGACTTCTTCGGGGGTGACTACAACGTGCTCGAAGACCGCGACTTCGTGGCGTTGAGCTTTGGCGTGAACTTCTGA
- a CDS encoding antibiotic biosynthesis monooxygenase: MSTSPVTLMVARRVADGRYQDLMAWLREGEQLATDFPGYLGSGVLAPPPGDNEFQIIFRFADEPTLHAWEHSASRTAWLARGSDLFAHPTEHRVSGIEGWFGAAGQRPPRWKQAVAIWLAFFPVSLLFNFVLGPLLGEMTLLPRVLISTLCLTPLMVYFFIPLSTYLLASWLNSAPTRPLPAQPTTQNL, encoded by the coding sequence ATGTCTACCTCCCCCGTCACGCTGATGGTTGCGCGTCGCGTCGCCGATGGGCGCTATCAGGACTTGATGGCCTGGCTGCGCGAAGGCGAACAACTGGCCACCGACTTCCCCGGTTACCTGGGCTCCGGCGTGCTCGCTCCGCCGCCCGGCGATAACGAATTCCAGATCATTTTCCGCTTCGCCGACGAACCGACGCTGCACGCCTGGGAGCACTCCGCCTCGCGCACCGCCTGGCTGGCCCGTGGCAGCGATTTGTTCGCCCACCCGACGGAGCATCGGGTCAGTGGCATCGAAGGCTGGTTCGGCGCAGCGGGACAACGCCCGCCACGCTGGAAACAGGCTGTTGCGATCTGGCTGGCGTTCTTTCCGGTGTCCCTCCTGTTCAACTTTGTGCTTGGGCCGTTGCTTGGCGAGATGACGTTATTGCCTCGCGTGCTGATCAGCACCCTGTGCCTGACACCGTTGATGGTCTACTTCTTCATTCCGCTGTCGACATACCTGCTTGCAAGCTGGCTGAACAGCGCGCCCACACGGCCATTGCCCGCGCAACCGACTACCCAAAACCTGTAG
- a CDS encoding flavodoxin, with the protein MKVAIISGSVYGTAEEVARHAASILKNAGFETLHNPRASLAELQAFAPEALLAVTSTTGMGELPDNLQPLYSMIRDQLPAAWRGLPGAVIGLGDASYGDTFCGGGELMRELFGELGVREVLPMLRLDASESVTPETDAEPWLAELVDALRG; encoded by the coding sequence ATGAAAGTCGCCATCATTTCCGGCTCGGTGTACGGCACGGCTGAAGAAGTTGCCCGCCACGCCGCCAGTATTTTGAAAAACGCCGGTTTCGAAACCTTGCACAACCCCCGGGCAAGCCTTGCCGAACTTCAGGCTTTCGCTCCCGAGGCCTTGCTGGCGGTGACCTCGACCACCGGCATGGGCGAGCTGCCGGACAACCTGCAACCCCTGTACTCGATGATTCGCGACCAGTTGCCCGCCGCCTGGCGAGGCTTGCCGGGGGCCGTGATCGGCCTGGGCGACGCGAGCTACGGCGATACCTTTTGCGGCGGTGGCGAACTGATGCGGGAGTTGTTCGGTGAGCTGGGTGTTCGCGAAGTCCTGCCGATGCTGCGCCTGGATGCCAGTGAAAGCGTGACCCCGGAAACGGATGCCGAGCCTTGGCTGGCGGAACTGGTCGACGCTCTGCGAGGCTGA
- a CDS encoding SDR family oxidoreductase: MNESVRFEDKVVIITGAGGGLGRAHALLFAKQGAKVLVNDLGGSTQGEGANASAADRVVNEIRDAGGTAVANHDSVTDGDKIVQHALDAFGRVDVVVNNAGILRDKTFHKMEDADWDLVYRVHVEGAYKVTRAAWPHLREQNYGRVIFTASTSGIYGNFGQSNYGMAKLGLYGLTRTLAIEGRKNNILVNAIAPTGGTRMTEGLIPPQVFEQLKPELVSPLVVYLASENCQETSGLFEVGGGWMGKVRWERSLGAGFDPREGFSPEDVAAHWQQICDFEGAAHPKDNIEALKEMMGNLQKHSI, translated from the coding sequence ATGAATGAGTCTGTGCGTTTCGAAGATAAAGTCGTGATCATCACCGGTGCGGGTGGCGGCCTGGGACGGGCGCACGCACTGCTGTTCGCCAAACAGGGCGCCAAGGTACTGGTCAACGACCTCGGCGGCTCGACCCAGGGCGAAGGCGCCAATGCCTCGGCGGCAGACCGCGTGGTCAACGAAATTCGCGACGCGGGCGGCACCGCCGTGGCCAACCACGACTCGGTCACCGACGGCGACAAGATCGTCCAACACGCCCTCGACGCCTTCGGCCGCGTCGACGTGGTGGTCAACAACGCCGGCATCCTGCGCGACAAGACCTTCCACAAAATGGAAGACGCCGACTGGGATCTGGTTTACCGCGTCCACGTCGAGGGCGCCTACAAAGTCACCCGCGCCGCCTGGCCGCACCTGCGCGAGCAAAACTACGGCCGGGTGATCTTCACCGCGTCCACCTCCGGCATCTACGGCAACTTCGGCCAGTCCAACTACGGCATGGCCAAGCTCGGCCTCTACGGCCTGACCCGCACCCTGGCCATCGAAGGCCGCAAGAACAACATCCTGGTCAACGCCATCGCCCCCACCGGCGGCACCCGCATGACCGAAGGCCTGATCCCGCCGCAAGTGTTCGAACAACTCAAACCGGAACTGGTCAGCCCGCTGGTGGTGTACCTGGCCAGCGAAAACTGCCAGGAAACCTCCGGGCTGTTCGAAGTGGGCGGCGGCTGGATGGGCAAAGTGCGCTGGGAACGCAGCCTCGGCGCCGGGTTCGATCCGCGGGAGGGTTTCTCGCCGGAAGACGTGGCGGCGCATTGGCAGCAGATCTGTGATTTCGAGGGCGCAGCGCATCCGAAGGACAACATTGAAGCGCTGAAAGAGATGATGGGGAATTTGCAGAAGCATTCGATCTGA
- the folX gene encoding dihydroneopterin triphosphate 2'-epimerase, giving the protein MPQLQPGMARIRVKDLCLRTYIGINEDEILNKQDVLINLTILYAAQEAVRDNDIDHALNYRTITKAIIAHVEGNRFALLERLTQELLDLVMANESVLYAEVEVDKPHALRFAESVSITLAASR; this is encoded by the coding sequence ATGCCACAACTTCAACCAGGCATGGCGCGCATCCGGGTCAAGGACCTGTGCCTGCGCACCTACATTGGCATCAACGAAGACGAGATACTCAACAAGCAGGATGTGTTGATCAACCTGACCATCCTCTATGCCGCCCAGGAAGCGGTGCGCGACAACGATATCGATCACGCGCTGAACTACCGCACCATCACCAAGGCGATCATCGCCCACGTGGAAGGCAACCGCTTCGCCCTGCTCGAACGCCTGACCCAGGAGCTGCTGGACCTGGTCATGGCCAACGAGTCGGTGCTGTACGCCGAAGTCGAAGTCGACAAGCCTCACGCCCTGCGATTCGCCGAGTCGGTGTCGATAACGCTTGCAGCGAGCCGCTAG
- a CDS encoding DUF1244 domain-containing protein codes for MTDQERLELEAAAFRRLVAHLDSRKDVQNIDLMNLSGFCRNCLSKWYKAAADERQIEVSLDDAREVVYGMPYAEWKAQFQQEASAEQQAAFAKGKPNE; via the coding sequence ATGACCGATCAAGAACGCCTTGAGCTCGAAGCCGCCGCCTTCCGCCGGCTGGTGGCCCACCTGGACAGCCGCAAGGATGTACAGAACATCGACCTGATGAACCTCTCCGGTTTCTGTCGCAATTGCCTGTCCAAGTGGTACAAGGCCGCGGCGGATGAACGCCAGATCGAGGTCAGCCTCGATGACGCCCGCGAAGTGGTCTACGGCATGCCCTATGCCGAGTGGAAAGCCCAATTTCAGCAAGAAGCCAGCGCCGAACAACAAGCGGCGTTCGCCAAAGGAAAACCCAATGAATGA
- a CDS encoding MerR family transcriptional regulator translates to MPVLTDVAPDVSPALSLERVELFPIREVARLTGVNPVTLRAWERRYGLIVPTRTESGHRLYSLTDIERVRSILNWIERGVAVSKIARILAKAAPLQALAHIIPSDLVQADYAQWQQQLAAAVSAFDDARLEQVYGQIFSSYSQPVVFQDILLPLWRQLLQRQDTFGRASEWLFLDGFLRSRVVQRLLLIRDRHPRRVIVSALAGQCRELELLIAALFLANDQMGVRVLTTGQPFDELTLVCERIKPRALVLFSNHVPTPDLPRRLNRLAMSLDCPLLLAGEACDLAQESLAGSSIGCLGNEGMVMRQRLNQFLAGSLDT, encoded by the coding sequence ATGCCTGTCTTGACCGACGTTGCTCCGGATGTGTCGCCGGCGCTCTCCCTGGAACGGGTAGAGCTTTTTCCGATACGCGAAGTGGCGCGCCTGACCGGTGTAAACCCGGTCACGCTTCGCGCGTGGGAGCGACGTTATGGCCTGATCGTGCCCACCCGCACCGAAAGCGGGCATCGCCTGTATTCGTTGACCGACATCGAGCGGGTCCGCAGCATCCTCAACTGGATCGAGCGCGGTGTAGCGGTCAGCAAGATCGCCAGGATCCTGGCCAAGGCGGCGCCGTTGCAGGCACTGGCGCACATCATCCCCAGCGATCTGGTGCAGGCCGATTACGCACAGTGGCAGCAACAGCTTGCGGCCGCGGTCAGTGCGTTTGACGACGCCCGGCTGGAGCAGGTCTACGGGCAGATCTTTTCCAGCTACTCCCAACCGGTGGTTTTCCAGGACATCCTGCTTCCGCTGTGGAGGCAATTGCTGCAGCGCCAGGATACGTTTGGCCGGGCCAGCGAATGGTTGTTCCTCGATGGGTTCCTGCGCTCGCGGGTGGTTCAGCGCCTTTTGCTGATCCGTGACCGGCACCCCAGGCGAGTCATCGTCAGCGCCTTGGCGGGCCAGTGTCGCGAGCTCGAGTTACTGATCGCCGCGCTGTTCCTGGCCAATGATCAAATGGGGGTGCGGGTGCTGACCACCGGGCAACCGTTCGACGAACTGACCCTGGTCTGCGAGCGGATCAAACCCCGGGCGCTGGTGCTGTTTTCCAATCACGTCCCCACCCCTGACTTGCCCCGGCGCCTGAATCGCTTGGCGATGAGCCTGGATTGCCCCCTGTTGCTGGCCGGTGAGGCTTGTGACCTGGCGCAGGAAAGCCTTGCCGGGTCGTCGATCGGCTGCCTGGGCAACGAGGGCATGGTGATGCGCCAGCGCCTGAACCAGTTTCTGGCCGGCAGCCTGGATACCTGA
- a CDS encoding PAS domain-containing protein: MINAKLLQLAINASNDGIVIAEKEGDQDKILIYVNPAFERLTGYTSEEILYQDCRFLQSGDRDQDALPKIRDALNSEGACREILRNYRKDGTPFWNELSLSTVKNPNDGQVYFIGVQKDVTIQVKAQQRVVQLEAQLAEVQAELAALKATNGKN; this comes from the coding sequence ATGATCAACGCGAAACTGCTGCAGCTGGCGATCAATGCCTCCAACGACGGTATCGTGATCGCCGAAAAAGAAGGCGATCAAGACAAGATCCTGATCTACGTCAACCCGGCCTTCGAACGCCTGACCGGTTACACCAGCGAAGAGATTCTCTACCAGGATTGCCGCTTCCTGCAGTCCGGCGACCGCGACCAGGATGCCTTGCCGAAGATTCGTGACGCGCTGAACAGTGAAGGCGCCTGTCGGGAAATCCTGCGCAACTATCGCAAGGACGGCACGCCGTTCTGGAACGAACTGTCGCTTTCAACGGTGAAAAATCCGAATGACGGCCAGGTTTATTTCATCGGCGTGCAGAAAGACGTGACCATACAGGTCAAGGCACAGCAGCGGGTGGTGCAGCTGGAAGCGCAATTGGCAGAAGTCCAGGCCGAGCTTGCCGCGCTCAAGGCGACGAACGGCAAAAACTAA
- a CDS encoding class II aldolase/adducin family protein: MSVAPVQSSSSVKDQVSAAEWQTRVDLAACYRLVAQHGWDDLIFTHISAKVPGTEDFLINPYGLMFHEITASSLVKVDQAGNKLMESPYEINPAGYTIHSAVHEVRHDVVCVLHTHTASGVAVSAQRQGILPISQQSLFVLSSLAYHAYEGVALNHEEKARLQADLGANNFLMLHNHGLLTCGGSIADTFLMMFIFQRACDIQVMAQNGGAELIAIEPQILAGAKAMIAGVTKSAQGMGGALAWPALLRKLDKLDPGYKI, translated from the coding sequence GTGAGCGTAGCCCCCGTCCAGTCCTCCTCCAGTGTCAAAGACCAGGTCAGCGCTGCCGAGTGGCAGACCCGCGTCGACCTGGCTGCCTGCTACCGCCTGGTCGCCCAGCATGGCTGGGATGATCTGATATTCACCCACATCTCCGCCAAGGTGCCGGGCACCGAAGACTTTCTGATCAACCCCTACGGCTTGATGTTTCACGAAATAACCGCGTCGAGCCTGGTCAAGGTCGATCAGGCCGGCAACAAGTTGATGGAAAGCCCCTACGAGATCAACCCGGCGGGGTACACCATCCATAGTGCGGTGCACGAGGTTCGCCACGATGTGGTGTGTGTGCTGCACACCCATACGGCTTCGGGCGTGGCGGTGTCGGCGCAACGACAAGGCATTTTACCGATCAGCCAGCAGTCGCTGTTTGTCCTGTCGAGCCTGGCGTATCACGCCTACGAAGGTGTTGCGCTCAACCATGAGGAAAAGGCGCGACTGCAAGCCGACCTCGGCGCCAACAATTTCCTGATGCTGCACAACCACGGTCTGCTGACCTGCGGTGGCAGCATCGCCGACACCTTCCTGATGATGTTTATCTTTCAACGCGCCTGCGACATCCAGGTCATGGCGCAGAACGGTGGGGCCGAACTGATTGCCATCGAACCGCAGATTCTGGCGGGTGCCAAGGCGATGATCGCCGGTGTCACCAAAAGTGCTCAAGGAATGGGCGGAGCGCTGGCCTGGCCGGCGCTGCTGCGCAAGCTCGATAAACTGGACCCGGGATACAAAATCTAA
- a CDS encoding HopJ type III effector protein, with translation MNDLNTLRTSLKSGEHAFADTLAFIAAGYDYQPQAFNNGGVENAAGQNEGSCKTLGLALLEGLSDKEALLAFGEHYRSVLATPEGSDHGNIRALIAHGLAGVKFAQQPLTRR, from the coding sequence ATGAATGATTTGAACACCCTGCGCACCAGCCTCAAGAGCGGCGAACACGCCTTCGCCGATACCCTGGCGTTCATTGCCGCCGGTTATGACTACCAGCCCCAGGCCTTCAACAATGGTGGCGTGGAAAACGCCGCCGGGCAGAACGAAGGTTCGTGCAAGACCCTGGGCCTGGCCCTGCTGGAAGGCCTGAGCGATAAAGAAGCGCTGCTGGCATTCGGCGAGCATTACCGTTCAGTGCTGGCGACGCCCGAGGGCAGCGATCACGGCAATATCCGTGCGTTGATAGCCCATGGTCTGGCCGGGGTGAAGTTCGCTCAACAGCCGCTGACCCGCCGGTAA
- a CDS encoding alpha/beta fold hydrolase: protein MPLAEIPLSVWRKRSQTFMFRGHAIRYWTAGQGEPLLLIHGFPSASWDWHYLWQPLAQRYRVIACDMLGFGDSAKPVDHEYSLLEQADLQQELLTHLKVEQPLHLLAHDYGDSVAQELLARHYEARIHLASCVFLNGGLFPETHRAVLMQKLLLSPLGWMIGRAFSRDGLVKSFRQIFGPQTRPSESQMDDFWSLVESNHGPRVMHKLIAYIPERRTQRERWVGAMQRGEVPLRVIDGEVDPVSGAHMVARYRELIPNPDAILLSDIGHYPQIEAPCQVLKHYLAFRDQSISPPLKVACS from the coding sequence ATGCCACTCGCCGAGATTCCCCTGAGTGTCTGGCGCAAGCGCAGCCAGACTTTCATGTTCCGTGGCCACGCCATCCGTTACTGGACGGCGGGGCAGGGTGAGCCGTTGTTGCTCATCCATGGCTTCCCGAGCGCCAGTTGGGACTGGCATTACCTTTGGCAACCGTTGGCCCAGCGCTATCGGGTGATTGCCTGTGACATGCTCGGCTTCGGCGACTCGGCCAAACCGGTGGATCACGAATACAGCCTGCTGGAGCAGGCCGATCTGCAACAGGAGTTGTTGACGCACCTGAAGGTCGAGCAGCCATTGCACCTGCTTGCCCATGACTACGGCGACAGCGTGGCCCAGGAACTGCTGGCCCGGCATTACGAAGCGCGCATCCACCTCGCCAGTTGCGTGTTCCTCAATGGCGGGCTGTTCCCCGAAACCCATCGCGCGGTGCTGATGCAAAAACTCCTGCTCAGCCCACTGGGGTGGATGATCGGCCGTGCATTCAGCCGCGATGGGCTGGTGAAGAGTTTTCGCCAGATTTTCGGCCCGCAGACTCGTCCCAGCGAGAGCCAGATGGATGATTTCTGGAGCCTGGTCGAAAGCAATCACGGGCCACGGGTCATGCATAAATTGATTGCCTACATCCCCGAGCGGCGAACCCAGCGCGAGCGTTGGGTTGGCGCGATGCAGCGCGGCGAAGTGCCGCTGCGGGTGATCGATGGCGAGGTCGACCCGGTTTCCGGTGCCCACATGGTCGCGCGCTACCGTGAGCTGATACCCAACCCGGACGCGATCCTGCTCAGCGACATCGGCCATTACCCGCAGATCGAAGCGCCGTGCCAGGTACTCAAGCACTACCTGGCCTTCCGCGACCAGTCGATCTCACCGCCGCTCAAGGTGGCTTGTTCGTAG
- a CDS encoding 2-aminoadipate transaminase, with protein MRSETISQSINIVHPVTLSHGKNAEVWNTDGKRYIDFVGGIGVLNLGHCHPRIVEAIREQATRLTHYAFNAAPHTSYLELMDRLAAFIPVDYPVSGMLTNSGAEAAENALKIVRGATGRTAVIAFDGAFHGRTLATLNLNGKVSPYKQKIGVLPGPVYHLPFPSRDNGVTCAEALKAMERLFSVEIDVEDVACFIVEPVQGEAGFLAMDVEFAQTLRTFCDEKGIVLIADEIQSGFGRTGQRFAFSRLGIEPDLILLGKSIAGGVPLGAVVGRKALLDNLPKGGLGGTYSGNPIACAAALATLDEMTDANLQAWGSQQEEAIVSRYQSWRDHNLSPYLGRLTGVGAMRGIELIKADGTPASAQLTQLLALARDAGLLLMPSGKSRHIIRLLAPLTIESAVLEEGLDILEACLQKLA; from the coding sequence ATGCGCAGCGAAACCATCAGCCAGTCGATCAATATCGTTCACCCTGTCACCCTCAGCCACGGCAAGAACGCCGAAGTCTGGAACACCGATGGCAAACGCTACATCGACTTTGTCGGCGGCATCGGTGTATTGAACCTCGGCCATTGCCATCCACGCATCGTCGAGGCCATTCGCGAACAGGCCACACGGCTGACCCACTACGCCTTCAACGCCGCACCCCATACCTCCTACCTCGAACTCATGGATCGCCTGGCGGCGTTCATTCCGGTGGATTACCCGGTCAGCGGCATGCTCACCAACAGCGGCGCAGAAGCGGCGGAGAATGCGCTGAAGATCGTCCGTGGCGCCACCGGCCGCACAGCCGTCATCGCCTTCGACGGCGCCTTCCACGGCCGCACGCTGGCCACCCTCAACCTCAATGGCAAGGTTTCGCCATACAAACAGAAAATCGGCGTGCTGCCTGGGCCGGTGTATCACCTGCCGTTCCCCAGCCGGGACAATGGCGTGACCTGTGCCGAGGCCCTCAAAGCCATGGAGCGTCTGTTCAGCGTCGAAATCGACGTCGAGGACGTGGCCTGCTTTATCGTCGAACCGGTGCAGGGTGAAGCCGGTTTCCTGGCGATGGATGTCGAGTTCGCCCAGACGCTACGTACGTTTTGCGACGAAAAAGGCATTGTGCTGATCGCGGACGAAATCCAGTCTGGCTTCGGCCGCACGGGCCAGCGGTTTGCGTTCTCGCGACTGGGCATCGAACCGGACCTGATCCTGCTGGGCAAAAGCATCGCCGGTGGCGTTCCGCTGGGAGCAGTGGTTGGGCGCAAGGCGCTGCTGGACAACTTGCCCAAGGGCGGGCTCGGCGGCACATATTCCGGCAACCCGATCGCCTGCGCCGCCGCGCTAGCGACCCTGGACGAAATGACCGACGCCAATCTGCAAGCCTGGGGTTCACAACAGGAGGAAGCGATTGTCAGTCGCTACCAGTCCTGGCGTGATCACAACCTGTCACCCTACCTCGGGCGCTTGACTGGAGTCGGCGCGATGCGTGGGATTGAGCTGATCAAGGCCGACGGCACTCCGGCTTCGGCGCAGTTGACGCAACTGCTGGCCCTGGCCCGGGACGCCGGTTTGTTGCTGATGCCCAGCGGCAAATCGCGGCAC
- the folE gene encoding GTP cyclohydrolase I FolE, whose product MTLPLPQNRLSQNYREILIGLGENPDREGLRDTPLRAAKAMQYLCHGYEQSVEEIINGALFASDNDEMVIVDNIELYSLCEHHLLPFIGKAHVAYIPTGKVLGLSKIARLVDMFARRLQIQENLTRQIADAVQQVTGAAGVAVVIEAQHMCMMMRGVEKQNSTMNTSVMLGAFRESSNTRQEFLQLIGRSK is encoded by the coding sequence ATGACGCTGCCCCTACCCCAGAACCGCCTGTCACAGAACTATCGCGAGATCCTCATCGGTCTCGGTGAAAACCCCGACCGCGAAGGCCTGCGTGACACTCCGCTGCGCGCAGCGAAGGCCATGCAGTACCTGTGTCACGGTTACGAGCAAAGTGTCGAGGAAATCATCAACGGCGCCTTGTTTGCGTCCGACAACGATGAAATGGTGATCGTCGACAACATCGAACTCTATTCCCTCTGCGAACATCACTTGCTGCCCTTCATCGGCAAGGCGCATGTGGCTTATATTCCAACGGGCAAGGTGTTGGGCCTGTCGAAGATTGCGCGGCTGGTGGACATGTTCGCCCGCCGCCTGCAGATCCAGGAAAACCTCACCCGGCAAATCGCCGACGCCGTGCAACAGGTAACCGGCGCGGCTGGCGTTGCCGTGGTCATCGAGGCGCAGCACATGTGCATGATGATGCGCGGCGTCGAGAAACAGAATTCGACCATGAACACCTCGGTGATGCTCGGCGCCTTCCGCGAGTCGAGCAACACCCGCCAGGAGTTCCTGCAATTGATTGGACGGAGCAAGTAG